The sequence ACCTACTGGGGCTCAAAGAGCCTCCTTGAGGTGTGGGCTTGGTCCAGAAGATCAACAGCCAACACAGAAGTATTCTAAATCTATTAGGAGACAGAAAGTATCAGGGAATTATATCTGACACAACTGGTTTTGGAGTGATCTGAGCAGTAACCATAGTTCTAAGATATATAGAAATCTTGAGGATAGTGTCTGGGAGCACAGCATGATGTTTACAAATAATGACTCTGACATTAGACTGCCCATATTCAATTCCTAACACAACCACTCTCTAGCTTGATGACCCTGGGAAGTTATGTAATCTCTCTCAGCttcagttcctcatctgtgacactgagacaataaaatggaaatagtagtGTTGAACTCAAAGGATTCATAAGGGGATCAAATCACATAGTAAATGGAAAGCACCCAACTTGGTGCAAACTCTTAGTAAAtattagtcattctttttttctgtgtgtttggcaGTTCTGTGTTCTCAAGTGGCACAAATAGTTTCGTATTTATTTATCTCCTACTATATTCCTCAATTTGATAACCATAAAGAGTCAAAATTTTGTAGCTgttaagaattttataataatatcctatcttttcatttatcaaaTGAAGAGAATGAAGGTTGATCAAGGAATAATTTACACTAAGCCATTGCTTCTTTAGGTTTGAGAATCCTTATTAGTATTACCAATGAGGATAATAAATGATTGCAAGGTATGTTTCAACAAGGTTTTTATGGTTTTCATATTGCTTTCACATTCATCTTACATCACTTGGTCCTCTCAACATTCCTGCAAGATATGCAGGATAGGTTTCTTTATCCTTGTTTTTGTAGATATGGAAAGGTTCCTCTTAGACAGCTTTATAGGTCATAAAGCTTCTTGGCTAAGTCAACATTAGAATTCAAACCACAGAATTGGGACTCCTAAACTGAAAAAATTTTCATAACATCCTAAATCCTCATTTATCTCAGATCTCTGGGTTTCCCGATACGTTCACAGAGTTCATAGGGCACTAGAATTGAAAGGGACATTAAAAATCCTCTGGTTAGCTTCCTCACTGAAGTCCATAGAGATTAGATGAGTTGGCCAACCatacatgtttattgaatttaGTGGATGAAGTGAGCCTCTTCCAGCATGCTCGAGGAGATTACAGTTGTATCTTCCATGGGTCCCAGTGGCATAACTCTAAAAAACCATAAAGGTGGAACTCTCATGCAAGTGCATATTCAAATGTCCCTTTATCAAATTCTTCAACTTCATCTTCCCATGTAGAGGAAGGCATGCTACTGTACGGGTCTAACAGGATTTTGAAGCATCTAATAATAAGAAGTCCTAAGAAGATACACAAAATCCCAACAAAAGCAAAGCCAGTTTTTTGTTCCAGAGTCAACGAAAAAGCTGATACTTCATTGACGCTCATCTTAGCTGAAGAGTTGCCACAGTAGGTACTACTCATTATTCACTGTCACATCATTATGGCTCTTCAGAATTCCTGCTGGAGTCACCTGTTGGCCTAAATACAAAATAGAACTCAGTTTAGTGTTATTCATATACGGTATTGAGCAggtaattgttttctaaaatctgGCAGTTTTCAAACCCTCTTGACTTAACTCACAAAAGATGTGTGAAAACATCATCAGATATGGATCAGCATCAAATTAGCATTGGAGATGCTATTTCTATTGTAGTAATTACTGAATTGCCTCGGTGGGCAAATGAAACTGTACCTACATGCACTAAATATAAAATCAGATATGAAAGTGAATATTCAAATAATGGACCCTAGAAGTTTGGATTCATTGTGAGATGGTTAAGTCACTACTTCTTTGAACTGAATTGTCATctaatttttacttcatttttgcaTGTGTAGATAACACCATAAATAATCATAGTGTGTGAGCTGGTCAAGCTCTCTAAGGTCCATGTTCTAAGGTCTGTCTCCAGTGCCACTTTGTCTGATACAGATTCTGATCCTTTTAAATAGGTATAAAGTCTCTCTTTTCATTCCCTTAGCTTTTAGATGTATGCACTTGTGTTTTCTTCCCCACTACCACTCTGTATGCTAGATGTTAATTTCTTAAAGAggtaaattgtgtttttaaaattattttaataagagcCGTACCCAACAGAGCATCCTGCAAGTAGCAGGCAACAGTAGCTGTGGATCATTAGCCATTGCCCCGCCATCCCCATTAGCTTTCAGAACACCCTAAATGGACATAAAATCCAAGTTAAACAGCATGTTTTCTATAAACATTCAGCTTCACAATGAGCTCCCCAGTTCTCTTCCCAACCAGAAGCTTACTCCTAAGCTTGTACTCTACTGAGATTTTAAAACTACAACAAAATTGTTCAGAAAGTGTatgttaggggcgcctaggtggcttggttggttaagcgtccgactttggctcaggtcatgatctcacggtccgtgagttcaagccccacgtcgggctctgtgctgacagctcagagcctggagcctgtttcagattctgtgtctccctctttctctgcccctcccctgttcatgctctgtctctctctgtctcaaaaataagtaaacgttaaaaaaaaatttagaaaagaaagtgtATGTTGGATTGAAGCAAAACAGATTTTCCCACTTGATGtgttaattaagttaattaattaattaaaattaagatgaGTTCATTAGATCAAAGTTTACTAACACACAGCCACCCTTCTTGAGAGGACTGTCATTAAATAGCTTATCatctaaaaactgagaataatagATTGCTAGTGTTTGCacttttattgttgctttttctaataatttttaagaattatttattaaaatgaccgacccttcagattttttttgtattcaatTTTCAGAAAACCACTGAGACAGAACAGGGATGGGAGGTAAGGAATAAAGAAAggtaattaaaaagaacaaaacttgtAGCTTTCAAAGTTATTCACCAATGAATAAACcagttaatatttaatgatattctttttattatggtTTGGATTACAAAACAGCTTTATCTTTGTCTTCAAATCTTAAGTGTCAGGAATATTTAATACATTCTGGGGTATGctgttatttgacttttttaataaaaggaaaaatactgttttcaacTTCTCTGTTAAACTTCTTTCcatcaaatcatttttttctgcccTAATACATATTGGTATAGACTATACTTTGgttcttttcttaatttagtaTCACTTAAGTGGCTCAGAGTGATTTCTCTGATTGACCTCTTGTAAGTACTCCTTATCTTGTAGAAGACATGAGACTGGACTGAATATCTAATGACCTTGGGACTTAACTAGAACTTTTTTCTGAtgaaatttctacttttattgcTTTTGTCAGTTAAAGGTCTTTTGCTGAGATACATACATCCTCTGGTTCATTTGTTTAACAAGTAGAGAAACTGAAAAGCAGTATATTTATACATGGAGATGCTGAACCAAATATTTGTCATGTAACAGACTGATTCAGCCAAGTAACTAGTCTGAATTCTTTCTTCACTAGAGCCATGACCTTGCTAGGCTATATCATTTGATAATTTCAGAGAGCATGTGTATAAGAGGAAGCAATGAGCCTGGTTTACTGATGGACACTGTGGTGTGTACGACAGGCTCCCTTCCATGAAGGATTTATGTCCAGCAGCTGGGAGTGTTGCCACCAGATGGTCTTTGGCTGTAGCCCCTTTCAAGGAGAGCTGCCTCATCCAAGGTCACTTCAATTCCTAAGgcagatcattttttaaatatttttaaaaaatatttttattttatttttaagagagagaaaaagagagaaagagaacatgagtgggggaggggcagagagagagagggaggtacagaatcagaagcaggctccaagctctgtcagcatagagcctgatgcagggctcaaacccatgaactgtgagctcatgacctgagctgaagtcggaggcttaaccgactgggccacccaggaaccccaactgATAAGGCAGACCGTTTTAAATGTCTGATTAATGTGAGAGCAAAAGACCTGATCATCTTGACACAAGGGAGTGCAACTCTAAAAAACCATTCTAGCTCTAGAGTTGTTCATGGAGTAAACCAAGACTGTCACTGGTTCCACGTCACAGCTCGACTTGTGCCGATTCCTGCCTACTTTCTCACTCTTCCACAGGTGTTGAGCCCAAGGGCACTACTTAACAAACATCCTCACACTAAACTCTCAGAGTCTGGTTTCTGAGGACCAAACGTAACAATCGGTGGTACAGAAGTGAAAACATCTGGGCAGTTTTCATAATCTGCACTTTTTTTACCGAGTTAATTTTGCCATTATGAAGAAACAGCCTAAACTATGTATAATTATGATATTAGTTaactttacatgtttttaaaaatcataatgtagAAAGAGACACAGGGTCATAGCTGATCATTAGAAGAGTTAAGTCAGTTGGCTCTTAATGATTAATCCACTAGACTCTGTTATTCTTATTAAAACCTATcgactaaaaaataaataaataaataaataaataaataaataaaacctattgactgaccaaacaaacaaacaaacaaaaaggcatttACTAGTTGTAGCAATAAAACACTCAATTCATTTGtcaatattaaattaaaacacaGTATCTTCCTAGTTAGAGATATAAAATTATGCTTTTTATCACAATCATCTAACATAGGAGATAATGCTTTGTTCTGAGAGTCTCAAACAATCTGTGAATTGAgctactttactttttaaaggaaaaactccTACTTCTCAAGTACTGGTTACAGTTCCCAGCATATCATagatatccaataaatattttaattgaatcaaagtaaatttattgaaaaatataattttttaagaataaagttCTGGGTCCTAAGAATCTAATTGTTGAATATccagaaaacatattaaaaacatttaacatttaaatgtcaaaatgaaatgaataaaaacaacttttatttgatttcaaaaaaaaattggcctCAAAGATAAGTATCAAAATTCAGCAGCTCATTCAGAGTtcagtgtttctg comes from Panthera tigris isolate Pti1 chromosome B3, P.tigris_Pti1_mat1.1, whole genome shotgun sequence and encodes:
- the CTXN2 gene encoding cortexin-2; the protein is MSSTYCGNSSAKMSVNEVSAFSLTLEQKTGFAFVGILCIFLGLLIIRCFKILLDPYSSMPSSTWEDEVEEFDKGTFEYALA